One region of bacterium genomic DNA includes:
- a CDS encoding sugar phosphate isomerase/epimerase yields the protein MRFGGMNNPMVDITEEIILMADLGFDFIDLTLEPEETYSATINVKKVTRALSRVGLGIVGHTAWYLPVASPFPEIRKVAIKELERCMKVFRDLGAEKMNVHPYTRIPLHEEDWVIAQNIEVLAELVNCGSEIGIRLMVENMPHFSRVSQLKPIFEAVPEIELLLDVGHANLDTPRNYSEELIAHFSERLAHVHVHDNRGGNDDMHLPLGVGNINWLRVVRALKNANYDDTITIEVFGDDDDYLVMSRDKLKYLWEHTQAGEK from the coding sequence ATGCGCTTTGGCGGGATGAATAACCCGATGGTCGATATAACCGAGGAGATTATCCTTATGGCCGACCTCGGCTTCGACTTCATCGACCTTACTCTGGAACCCGAGGAGACTTATTCGGCGACAATCAATGTCAAAAAAGTCACCAGGGCTCTTTCCAGAGTTGGGCTGGGTATTGTCGGGCATACGGCCTGGTATCTGCCTGTCGCTTCGCCATTTCCCGAAATCAGAAAGGTGGCAATAAAAGAGCTTGAGAGGTGCATGAAGGTCTTTAGGGACCTGGGCGCAGAGAAGATGAACGTGCATCCATATACCAGGATTCCGCTTCATGAAGAGGACTGGGTGATTGCCCAGAATATTGAGGTTCTGGCGGAACTGGTCAATTGCGGCAGTGAGATCGGAATACGACTGATGGTAGAGAATATGCCTCACTTCAGCCGTGTATCGCAGCTCAAGCCCATATTTGAAGCCGTGCCCGAAATTGAGCTGCTTCTTGATGTCGGCCATGCCAATCTGGATACTCCGCGCAACTACAGCGAGGAGCTTATCGCCCATTTCAGCGAGAGGCTGGCACATGTCCATGTTCACGACAACCGTGGCGGCAACGACGATATGCACCTGCCGCTTGGAGTTGGAAACATAAACTGGCTGCGAGTTGTGCGTGCTCTGAAGAATGCTAACTATGACGACACGATCACCATTGAGGTCTTTGGTGATGATGACGATTACCTGGTGATGAGCCGCGATAAGCTGAAATACTTGTGGGAGCATACACAAGCAGGTGAAAAGTGA
- a CDS encoding septum formation initiator family protein, with the protein MQYSARPKPERVPPRRRRPKRSVWRKIVWPLVKVSVIVALVLFVVGKVTRPFRLYSREYRETKQIALQLDALRKENAALERQIKYLKTAEGSAQAARKLGWVKPGEITLVLPDSNSKDQRK; encoded by the coding sequence GTGCAATATTCGGCAAGACCAAAACCCGAACGTGTTCCACCCCGCAGGCGGAGGCCGAAGCGCTCCGTTTGGAGAAAGATCGTCTGGCCGTTGGTCAAAGTAAGCGTGATCGTCGCACTTGTATTGTTCGTTGTCGGTAAGGTTACAAGGCCCTTCAGACTCTACAGCCGGGAATACCGCGAAACAAAACAGATTGCACTCCAGCTTGATGCTCTGCGTAAAGAAAACGCTGCTCTGGAACGGCAGATCAAATATCTCAAGACAGCCGAAGGCTCAGCACAGGCTGCCCGCAAACTTGGATGGGTAAAACCTGGGGAGATCACGCTCGTTCTGCCTGACTCAAACAGCAAGGATCAGCGCAAGTAG
- a CDS encoding nucleotidyltransferase family protein, with product MDNSENHFREMYVKALQALNESGIDYMLGGAFAIYHYTNWWRDTHDIDVYMVKDDVADAARVLDKAGFVDIGEQAEGDKNWIYHTSCDSVIVDVIWRFANLENYISRDWFDRAPIGRFLGMDVRFIPLEEIVWIKTFVINRHRCDWPDVMRVFKAQCGNLDWDRLLELLDEHWLLLAGLIDVFDWQHPESVKCVPGRIRKEIAERRRRYTANPPSGVEREHLLDPWIHYRKDKYALWRDE from the coding sequence ATGGACAACTCAGAGAACCACTTTCGAGAAATGTATGTTAAGGCGCTGCAGGCGCTGAATGAGTCCGGCATAGACTATATGCTCGGCGGCGCATTTGCGATCTACCATTACACCAACTGGTGGCGCGATACTCATGACATAGACGTGTATATGGTCAAGGACGACGTGGCGGATGCGGCACGAGTGCTGGATAAGGCGGGTTTTGTCGACATAGGCGAACAGGCGGAAGGGGATAAGAATTGGATTTATCATACAAGCTGCGATTCGGTGATCGTGGATGTGATATGGCGCTTTGCCAACCTTGAAAACTATATATCCAGAGACTGGTTTGACAGAGCGCCGATAGGCCGGTTCCTGGGGATGGATGTCAGGTTTATTCCGTTGGAAGAGATCGTATGGATCAAGACATTTGTAATAAACCGGCATCGGTGCGACTGGCCGGATGTAATGCGCGTTTTCAAGGCTCAGTGCGGCAATCTGGACTGGGACAGGCTCCTTGAGCTGCTCGACGAGCACTGGCTGCTGCTGGCGGGCTTGATAGACGTATTCGACTGGCAGCACCCGGAATCTGTGAAATGCGTGCCTGGGCGGATCAGGAAGGAAATCGCGGAAAGACGCAGGCGGTATACTGCAAATCCTCCGTCTGGAGTCGAGCGCGAACACCTGCTAGACCCGTGGATACACTACAGGAAGGATAAATATGCGCTTTGGCGGGATGAATAA
- a CDS encoding CoA-binding protein has protein sequence MMKYNVAVLGASAKPERYSYKAVKLLADHGYAVFPVHPSGRPIDGLRCFPRLDAIEEKLDTITIYLGQNNSTPLIEEIIKAHPRRVILNPGAENDTLASRCKESGIEVQQACTLVLLSTGQF, from the coding sequence ATGATGAAATATAATGTTGCAGTCCTTGGCGCTTCAGCAAAACCCGAGCGCTATTCATATAAAGCCGTTAAGCTATTAGCCGATCACGGTTATGCTGTCTTTCCGGTTCACCCGTCAGGCAGGCCAATAGATGGATTGAGATGCTTTCCCAGGCTCGACGCAATTGAAGAAAAACTTGACACTATAACAATCTACCTCGGGCAAAACAATTCCACACCCCTCATAGAAGAGATAATTAAAGCCCATCCCCGCCGCGTGATACTAAACCCCGGAGCAGAAAACGACACACTGGCGAGCCGATGCAAAGAATCCGGTATTGAGGTCCAGCAGGCATGCACTTTAGTTTTACTCAGCACAGGTCAATTCTAG
- a CDS encoding sigma-70 family RNA polymerase sigma factor → MDELKSLVDRARNGDLDAFGIIVGRFQDMALAYAYSVMGDFHLAEDAAQEAFIQAYRDLDALRDPDAFPGWFRKIIFKHCDRIKRKRHFQTVSLESVNEVASGDPDPAALAEAHEMREMVLKAISSLPESERTVTTLFYINGYSQKDVAEFLEVPVSTVNNRLHSSRTRLKERMVQMVNDELKTHALPKDFPERIRKLLELPRPLEIEGHPVRELWQAFRSCFTDFEEVELDEICERKTSMLEPDVEQRVTYVIDEHRMLRPELTSQMVNHWMHNGGGQCKLITVGRVFRAGHTESETILEVHHQAEVLWVAKGLDMKDLDEIIFRTATEVIPGVDVRSGSEELYPFVKEERHYEALWRERWTNIAAGGIAQDEWLIKAGLDPSRFGAISFAFGLDRCALVRMDLDDIRKLWRPPYVN, encoded by the coding sequence ATGGACGAACTGAAGTCGCTGGTAGATAGGGCGAGGAATGGTGACCTGGATGCATTCGGCATAATAGTTGGACGTTTTCAAGATATGGCGCTTGCGTATGCATATTCAGTGATGGGTGATTTTCATCTTGCTGAGGATGCTGCACAGGAAGCGTTTATTCAGGCATATCGTGACCTGGATGCGCTTCGAGATCCTGATGCGTTTCCCGGTTGGTTCAGAAAGATCATCTTCAAGCACTGCGACCGCATCAAGCGCAAAAGACACTTCCAGACCGTGTCTCTGGAATCCGTGAACGAGGTTGCTTCCGGTGACCCGGACCCGGCAGCACTTGCCGAAGCTCATGAGATGCGTGAGATGGTGCTAAAAGCTATCTCGTCCCTGCCGGAGAGTGAGCGGACAGTGACCACCCTGTTCTATATCAACGGTTACAGCCAGAAAGACGTAGCCGAGTTCCTTGAAGTGCCGGTATCGACAGTCAACAACCGCCTGCACTCTTCACGGACCCGGCTCAAAGAGAGGATGGTCCAAATGGTAAACGATGAACTCAAGACCCATGCCCTGCCGAAGGATTTCCCAGAGCGTATTCGTAAGCTTCTGGAATTGCCGCGGCCACTAGAAATAGAGGGGCACCCCGTTCGCGAGTTATGGCAAGCATTTCGTTCATGCTTTACTGATTTTGAAGAAGTAGAGCTTGACGAGATATGCGAGCGCAAAACTTCAATGCTTGAACCCGACGTCGAACAAAGGGTAACTTATGTTATTGATGAACACAGAATGCTGCGGCCGGAACTGACCTCGCAGATGGTAAACCACTGGATGCACAACGGTGGAGGGCAATGCAAACTAATTACTGTGGGACGGGTTTTTCGGGCTGGTCACACAGAGTCGGAGACGATACTCGAAGTACATCACCAGGCAGAGGTTTTATGGGTTGCGAAGGGTCTTGATATGAAAGACCTCGATGAGATTATATTTCGCACGGCAACTGAGGTCATCCCCGGTGTAGATGTCAGATCGGGTTCTGAAGAGCTTTACCCGTTCGTGAAAGAGGAGCGACACTATGAGGCACTTTGGCGAGAACGCTGGACAAACATAGCAGCGGGAGGAATCGCGCAAGATGAATGGCTCATCAAAGCCGGGCTTGACCCATCACGCTTCGGCGCAATCAGTTTTGCTTTCGGCCTAGACCGCTGCGCGCTGGTCAGAATGGACTTGGATGACATCCGCAAGCTCTGGCGTCCGCCTTATGTAAACTGA
- a CDS encoding prepilin-type N-terminal cleavage/methylation domain-containing protein — protein MRKGFTLIELLVVIAVIAILAAILFPVFVSTKQTAQRSSCASNMRQISMALLMYAQDNNDSFSHCECKCGSYIVSAEDWGKWYWMFTCRPYLGTQTPTDYQSGSASKNIFCCPAKPVYQPLTKTGQIYSLYYGLAKKWGLTYGKVIDRSGSEKNGYAMWCSYTINEHIPHASWHISDWGRPSKSFMLFEGRDTEMTGDQLWDKFNYDAHNGGSNIMYIDGHVKWAKSVYSGNPKSASTIWSYPPGGPSGGLCENAGDTGKDCGPWTATAGDD, from the coding sequence ATGCGAAAAGGATTTACACTAATAGAACTGCTGGTCGTGATTGCGGTTATTGCAATCCTGGCAGCAATACTATTTCCTGTTTTTGTATCTACAAAACAGACTGCACAGCGGTCATCATGTGCTTCCAATATGAGGCAGATTTCCATGGCGCTGCTTATGTATGCTCAAGACAACAACGATTCCTTTTCGCACTGTGAATGCAAATGCGGGTCCTATATAGTGAGTGCTGAGGATTGGGGGAAATGGTATTGGATGTTTACGTGCCGCCCATACCTTGGCACTCAGACTCCGACAGATTATCAGAGCGGCAGCGCCTCCAAAAACATTTTCTGCTGCCCTGCCAAACCGGTCTATCAGCCTCTGACAAAGACAGGGCAGATATACTCACTCTACTATGGCCTTGCCAAGAAGTGGGGGCTCACCTACGGCAAAGTGATCGACCGTAGCGGCAGCGAAAAGAACGGCTATGCGATGTGGTGCAGCTACACAATCAACGAGCACATCCCGCATGCCTCCTGGCACATATCGGACTGGGGACGGCCATCGAAGTCATTCATGCTCTTTGAGGGCAGAGATACTGAGATGACAGGCGATCAGCTCTGGGACAAGTTCAACTATGATGCCCATAACGGTGGCTCCAACATCATGTATATAGACGGACATGTAAAGTGGGCGAAGTCCGTCTACTCGGGGAACCCAAAGAGCGCAAGCACCATTTGGAGCTACCCGCCAGGCGGACCCAGCGGTGGGCTGTGCGAGAATGCCGGCGATACTGGCAAAGACTGTGGACCATGGACCGCCACAGCCGGGGATGATTAA
- a CDS encoding lamin tail domain-containing protein: MKRAFAVIMVLLGFAASANAQGIQITEWMYSGNGCEFVEFTNMSTSAIDMTDWSYSDSDAAPFDLMFGSIFGVVNAGESVILTDIDASTFRTQWGLAASVKVYGPNSNSNLGRSDAINIYDASGSLVDSLTYDDQPGKGPRTQCKSCTMPSSDLGLTSASLSWTLASVGDAYGSWASTASDLGNPGTYYGAPVPEPASLLAILTGLTGICGFTSRRRK; encoded by the coding sequence ATGAAAAGAGCATTTGCAGTAATTATGGTTTTGCTTGGATTTGCAGCTTCAGCAAACGCCCAGGGAATTCAGATTACGGAGTGGATGTATTCTGGAAACGGCTGTGAGTTCGTCGAGTTCACCAACATGAGCACATCAGCCATCGACATGACCGACTGGTCATACAGTGATTCTGACGCAGCCCCATTCGACTTGATGTTCGGCAGCATTTTCGGAGTTGTCAATGCGGGCGAGTCAGTGATCCTCACCGACATCGATGCGAGCACATTCAGAACGCAGTGGGGGCTTGCAGCTTCTGTCAAAGTTTATGGGCCCAATTCCAACTCGAACCTCGGACGCTCCGATGCAATCAATATCTACGATGCATCGGGCAGCCTGGTCGACTCACTGACTTACGATGATCAGCCCGGTAAAGGACCCAGAACACAGTGCAAGAGCTGCACCATGCCGTCAAGCGACCTCGGCCTGACAAGTGCAAGTTTGTCATGGACTCTTGCAAGCGTGGGCGATGCCTACGGCTCCTGGGCGAGCACAGCGAGTGATCTGGGTAACCCAGGCACTTACTATGGCGCTCCAGTCCCAGAGCCCGCAAGTCTGCTTGCAATTCTGACCGGTCTAACCGGAATATGTGGATTTACTTCCAGACGCAGAAAATAA
- the hrcA gene encoding heat-inducible transcriptional repressor HrcA — protein sequence MRSFPITPLDFRKQVILKAVVTDYVRTVEPVGSHQLAQRYEFGVKSATIRSELAELAELGYLHQPHTSAGRIPSDLGYRFFVDRLMGQLHMNSQTAARAKERMESRRTEVDIIIEQSCRILSDLAHYTSVATHPVVRDATISHVSVADIGHGKMLAVIVLDNGKVLHELIDSDRCDNIKATNFLSQRLAGHALDDVTSKAMEPVDEDAGMTKLLGRVLQFLKQEIEPSEEVDVHLEGASYFIAQPEFKDAERLEAVLSVLEKKSALYKLFSAVYLDQEVCVIIGSENPLDEMRDCSFVGATYSIGGRTAGTIGVLGPTRMDYPRAISAVEFMAHNVGEMLTALSVA from the coding sequence ATGAGAAGTTTTCCGATTACCCCTCTCGACTTTCGTAAACAGGTCATACTCAAGGCAGTGGTCACGGATTATGTCCGCACTGTCGAGCCTGTGGGTTCGCATCAACTTGCCCAGCGTTATGAGTTCGGGGTCAAATCCGCCACCATCCGCAGTGAGCTTGCCGAATTGGCTGAGCTTGGTTACCTTCATCAACCGCACACATCCGCCGGACGCATTCCCTCAGACCTCGGCTACAGATTTTTTGTCGACCGGCTCATGGGTCAGCTGCATATGAACTCTCAAACAGCAGCCAGAGCGAAAGAAAGAATGGAGTCACGACGGACGGAGGTCGATATCATAATCGAGCAGAGCTGCCGGATTCTCTCGGACCTTGCGCACTATACGTCCGTAGCCACACATCCGGTTGTGCGCGACGCGACTATAAGCCATGTGAGTGTCGCAGATATCGGCCATGGCAAGATGCTTGCTGTGATCGTGCTCGATAATGGGAAAGTGCTTCATGAACTGATCGATTCTGACAGGTGCGACAACATTAAGGCGACCAATTTCTTATCGCAAAGGCTTGCCGGTCATGCATTGGATGATGTGACGTCCAAGGCTATGGAACCGGTGGATGAGGATGCCGGCATGACTAAGCTGCTGGGAAGAGTGCTGCAGTTTCTCAAACAGGAGATCGAGCCGTCTGAGGAAGTGGATGTACATCTGGAGGGTGCCAGTTATTTTATAGCACAGCCTGAGTTCAAGGATGCCGAGAGGCTTGAGGCAGTGCTTTCGGTTCTCGAAAAGAAGAGTGCTCTCTACAAATTGTTCTCAGCCGTTTATCTTGACCAGGAAGTCTGTGTAATCATCGGCTCGGAAAATCCGCTTGATGAGATGCGTGACTGCAGCTTTGTTGGGGCGACCTACAGCATAGGCGGGCGAACTGCGGGCACTATTGGTGTGCTCGGCCCAACCCGCATGGATTACCCGCGTGCGATAAGCGCAGTGGAGTTTATGGCTCACAACGTTGGAGAGATGCTTACTGCACTGAGTGTTGCCTAG